One part of the Brassica napus cultivar Da-Ae unplaced genomic scaffold, Da-Ae ScsIHWf_1230;HRSCAF=1757, whole genome shotgun sequence genome encodes these proteins:
- the LOC106446424 gene encoding LOW QUALITY PROTEIN: probable disease resistance protein At4g19530 (The sequence of the model RefSeq protein was modified relative to this genomic sequence to represent the inferred CDS: deleted 1 base in 1 codon), producing MAASSTVRSVPKHQVFLNFRGELRYQFISHLAKALTDKNIQIFIDEDAEKGQPLSNLFKEIEKSRIALAVFSKLYTESNWCLDELERIKERTKAGELKTIPIFYNVDPKTVRYQTGEFGDALRKNEKRGVTDDKMENWKEALAYVSNLLGFEFDGKSNENTFINKIVNEVLQALNKIPLEESTHGTCVEHAQNTRGEEQEEEEEAGQICGLKQRLEELEETVDIHGVETRIVQVVGMPGIGKTTLLKAFYNEWYSRFFRRVLLQNISGIVKQWGLERLPVMLLRELLGNDDIEDDGTYEEYKEKLCKEKVFIVLDGTSDETHIQVIFESLREWIKKGSKIVIATRAVSRDLVPGDDSMILHTYFVPLLCYRDGLKHFNRYAFDHQNKHDREAFTKVSKEVVRYARGHPQVLKILGEELRGKPLPYWIEKLDSLPQKLSPSIRDRVLQVTYDELSQEQKDAFLDIAFFRSHDLVYVKSLLDSSGPKATMSTIDALKDKFMIYISDSRVEMHDLLYTFAMEVGSEAYAKDGRGRHRIWHRQNKNNGDMLDKLRKRKGGGTSVRSFFLDLYDMKNHVTLGRDHLKKMRHLRYLKFYSSHCPQECEPKENIHIPDELELPLKEVRCLHWLNFPKDELPQDFIPENLVDLKLPYSKIKQIWNDEKAVPKLRWVDLNHSSQLDNLSGLSKAHNLERLNLEGCTALKTLPLDMQNMESLVFLNLKGCTSLESIPDINLKSLKILILSNCSSLKKFVVISKTLYALYLDGSAIKKLPTDMVKLARLVKLSMKDCKKLAKLPEGFDKMKDLQELVCSGCSKLSSLPDEMKNMKCLQILMLDGTAIKEIPNINSLQRLCLSGNDTIILLPGYISLLSQLKWLDLKHCKNLLSIPELPPNLQCLDAHGCESLRTVATPLATHLPSEQIHSTFIFTDCHKLDRTAKEGITTYAQRKCQFLSDALKRCNEGFVPEALFSICFPGCEVPSWFCHEAVGSELNLKLSPHWNENRFVGIALCVVISFPNGQEGINSFSVTCKFKLESKDGSRISFDRLVGSWNRHGKKSDKMANGKKQDKKMSSEHVFICYTRCSNNIKCLEEQCSDACTPTTTSLEFGVTDEKARVEVLKCGLRLVYASDEPQKTNSDVTDTTCEEIECQNLTPIRNGDYNV from the exons ATGGCTGCCTCCTCCACTGTCCGCAGCGTACCTAAGCACCAAGTGTTCCTTAATTTCCGTGGGGAACTTCGTTATCAGTTCATCAGCCATCTAGCTAAGGCCTTGACAGATAAAAATATCCAGATCTTCATTGATGAGGATGCGGAGAAAGGCCAACCTCTAAGTAATCTTTTCAAGGAGATCGAAAAGTCGAGAATCGCACTGGCTGTCTTTTCCAAATTGTACACAGAGTCAAATTGGTGCTTGGACGAGCTAGAAAGAATAAAAGAACGCACGAAAGCCGGCGAGCTCAAGACCATTCCCATCTTCTACAACGTGGACCCTAAAACCGTTAGGTATCAGACGGGAGAATTTGGCGATGCCCTCAGGAAAAATGAAAAGAGAGGTGTTACTGATGATAAAATGGAAAATTGGAAAGAGGCTCTGGCGTATGTTAGCAACCTTTTGGGCTTCGAATTTGACGGAAAAAG CAACGAGAACACGTTCATAAATAAAATCGTCAACGAGGTTTTGCAAGCGCTGAACAAAATTCCGTTAGAAGAAAGCACACATGGAACATGCGTGGAACATGCACAAAACACCAGaggagaagaacaagaagaagaggaggaggcagGTCAGATTTGTGGGCTCAAACAACGCCTGGAGGAACTGGAAGAAACAGTAGACATTCATGGTGTGGAGACTCGTATTGTCCAAGTTGTTGGGATGCCAGGCATTGGTAAAACCACTCTCTTGAAAGCGTTCTACAATGAGTGGTACAGCAGGTTCTTCAGACGCGTCTTACTCCAAAATATAAGCGGCATTGTAAAGCAATGGGGATTGGAACGCTTGCCCGTGATGCTCCTCAGGGAGTTGCTTGGTAATGACGACATAGAAGATGATGGGACATACGAAGAATACAAGGAAAAACTATGTAAAGAAAAAGTTTTCATTGTTCTTGATGGGACAAGTGACGAGACGCATATACAAGTTATTTTTGAGAGTCTTCGTGAATGGATCAAGAAAGGTAGCAAGATTGTGATTGCAACACGCGCAGTGTCTCGTGATCTGGTTCCTGGGGATGATTCCATGATCCTTCATACTTATTTTGTACCGCTCTTGTGCTACCGAGATGGGTTAAAACACTTTAATCGCTATGCATTTGATCACCAAAACAAACACGACAGGGAAGCTTTCACGAAGGTGTCTAAAGAGGTTGTGCGTTACGCGAGAGGCCACCCACAAGTTCTCAAGATATTGGGTGAAGAGCTTCGTGGCAAACCCTTGCCTTACTGGATAGAA AAACTAGATTCACTTCCGCAAAAGCTCAGCCCTAGTATTCGAGACCGTGTCTTGCAAGTAACTTATGATGAACTGAGTCAAGAGCAGAAGGATGCGTTTCTTGACATAGCTTTTTTCAGATCCCATGATTTGGTTTATGTAAAGAGCTTGCTGGATTCATCTGGTCCTAAAGCGACAATGTCCACAATAGATGCTCTCAAGGACAAGTTCATGATTTATATCTCTGACAGCCGAGTGGAGATGCATGATCTTTTGTATACGTTTGCCATGGAAGTTGGTTCAGAAGCTTATGCTAAGGATGGAAGAGGAAGACACCGGATATGGCACCGTCAGAACAAAAATAACGGGGACATGCTCGATAAGCTACGtaaaagaaaa GGAGGCGGCACCAGCGTCAGAAGTTTTTTTCTCGACTTGTATGACATGAAGAACCATGTGACCTTAGGAAGGGATCACCTCAAGAAGATGCGACATCTCAGGTATCTCAAGTTCTACAGTTCTCATTGTCCTCAGGAGTGTGAGCCTAAGGAAAACATACACATCCCTGATGAACTTGAGCTTCCACTGAAAGAGGTACGATGTTTGCATTGGCTAAATTTCCCAAAAGATGAACTTCCACAAGATTTCATCCCCGAGAATCTCGTAGACCTTAAGCTACCTTACAGCAAGATTAAACAGATCTGGAACGATGAGAAG GCTGTACCAAAGCTAAGGTGGGTCGATCTAAATCACTCAAGTCAGCTGGATAACTTGTCAGGGCTATCAAAGGCTCACAATCTTGAAAGGCTGAACCTTGAAGGCTGCACAGCACTGAAAACGTTACCTCTGGATATGCAAAACATGGAAAGTCTTGTTTTCCTGAACTTGAAAGGGTGCACGTCGCTTGAATCCATTCCTGATATCAATTTGAAATCTCTGAAGATTCTCATCCTTAGCAACTGCTCAAGTCTGAAGAAGTTTGTGGTGATTTCAAAAACTCTCTATGCTCTATATTTGGATGGCAGTGCAATAAAGAAACTTCCTACAGACATGGTGAAGCTAGCAAGACTCGTTAAATTGAGCATGAAAGACTGCAAGAAGCTGGCAAAGCTTCCCGAAGGATTTGACAAGATGAAAGATCTTCAAGAACTAGTATGTTCTGGCTGTTCGAAGCTAAGTAGTCTCCCAGATgagatgaagaacatgaaaTGCTTGCAGATTCTGATGCTTGATGGGACAGCAATAAAGGAGATTCCTAATATAAACTCACTTCAGCGTTTATGCCTAAGCGGAAATGATACAATCATTTTACTTCCGGGTTACATCAGTCTGCTATCTCAGTTGAAATGGCTGGACTTGAAGCACTGTAAGAATCTTTTATCTATTCCAGAGCTTCCACCAAATCTTCAGTGCTTAGATGCACACGGATGCGAGTCGCTAAGAACAGTTGCAACTCCACTGGCTACTCATTTGCCATCGGAGCAGATTCACTCCACATTCATTTTCACCGACTGCCACAAATTGGACCGAACTGCAAAGGAAGGAATCACAACCTACGCTCAACGAAAATGCCAGTTTCTATCAGATGCACTAAAACGCTGCAATGAG GGTTTTGTTCCAGAGGCTTTGTTCAGCATTTGCTTTCCAGGTTGTGAAGTGCCCTCATGGTTTTGCCATGAAGCAGTTGGATCTGAGTTAAACCTCAAACTTTCCCCACATTGGAATGAAAATAGGTTTGTCGGAATAGCTTTATGTGTAGTTATCTCCTTTCCAAACGGCCAAGAAGGAATCAACTCCTTTTCGGTTACATGCAAGTTTAAGCTGGAAAGTAAAGATGGGTCGCGGATCTCCTTCGATCGCTTGGTTGGAAGTTGGAACAGACATGGCAAGAAGTCAGACAAGATGGCAAATGGCAAGAAACAAGACAAGAAGATGTCGTCAGAGCATGTCTTTATTTGCTATACAAGATGCTCAAATAACATCAAATGTCTTGAAGAGCAGTGCTCAGATGCATGTACTCCAACTACAACTTCCCTTGAATTTGGTGTCACAGATGAGAAAGCTAGAGTCGAAGTGCTCAAATGCGGCTTAAGATTAGTGTATGCATCTGATGAACCCCAGAAGACAAACTCAGATGTTACTGACACAACTTGTGAAGAAATCGAGTGTCAAAATTTAACTCCAATAAGGAATGGCGATTACAATGTATAG
- the LOC125596571 gene encoding F-box/kelch-repeat protein At5g39560-like — MEKLSSMARLYSRPKRSTKSKVEQPPPKKKKEEMNTTTVSTRASLCSRPIRSTKLEQPPQKKKKERNSSSAGWFSLQLIPDEIVLNCIARISKSQYRSLSLVSKTFRSLISSPELYRVRSLIGNTEPCLCIRQELPTHDRWYILDQTLVTSTNSNGLIKDEFNLLPITTSSSLSKSTTLAVGFEVYQMGGDQLPSSTVRVLDFRTRTWRDAPDMGVARKRPESALIDGKIYVVGGETKESSSWPEVFDLKSQTWNPLPSLNDDDKAEVQLRIGELLATTSNHKRYAFDSKQGTWKEQLALMEPLGLSYNRSGPWCIIDNVKFSVFKRKLMWSERGNWFSVKGLKDVCTKPHVNHHTTIQLANHGGGSILVIWDELHSLEFPVAGKTRKHVCKNRRIWCAVIKLEKRFFGLKFEVWGKVVRSNALLTVPKSFKLLSCVTL; from the coding sequence atgGAAAAACTCTCGAGCATGGCTAGATTATATTCAAGACCTAAAAGAAGCACCAAATCCAAAGTAGAGCAGCCACccccgaagaagaagaaggaggagatGAATACTACTACAGTCTCCACCAGGGCTAGCTTATGTTCAAGACCTATAAGAAGCACCAAATTAGAGCAACCGccgcagaagaagaagaaggagaggaaTAGTAGTAGTGCAGGATGGTTTTCACTACAACTAATTCCAGATGAGATCGTTTTGAATTGTATAGCACGCATCTCTAAATCTCAGTACCGTTCACTCTCCTTAGTCTCCAAGACCTTCCGCTCTCTCATCTCTTCCCCAGAGCTCTACAGGGTTCGCTCCCTGATCGGAAACACAGAGCCTTGCCTCTGCATACGCCAAGAGTTACCCACTCATGATCGCTGGTACATTCTTGACCAAACTCTGGTAACTAGTACCAACAGTAATGGTTTGATTAAGGATGAGTTTAACTTATTacctatcaccacttcgtcctcTTTATCAAAGTCAACCACTTTAGCCGTCGGTTTCGAAGTCTACCAAATGGGAGGCGACCAGCTGCCATCATCCACCGTTCGTGTGCTTGATTTTAGGACTCGCACTTGGCGTGATGCTCCTGATATGGGGGTAGCAAGGAAACGCCCCGAGTCTGCTCTTATAGACGGCAAGATATATGTAGTTGGAGGAGAAACAAAGGAGTCCTCCTCCTGGCCTGAGGTTTTTGACCTAAAGTCTCAGACTTGGAATCCATTGCCTAGCCTCAATGATGACGACAAAGCTGAGGTTCAGCTTCGTATAGGAGAGCTATTGGCCACCACAAGTAACCATAAAAGGTATGCGTTTGACTCCAAACAAGGAACATGGAAGGAACAACTAGCCCTTATGGAACCACTAGGGCTTTCTTATAATAGGAGTGGACCTTGGTGCATTATAGACAATgtaaagtttagtgtttttaagcGCAAGCTTATGTGGTCTGAGCGTGGAAACTGGTTCAGTGTCAAGGGTTTGAAAGATGTGTGTACCAAGCCTCATGTTAACCACCATACAACAATTCAGTTAGCTAACCATGGTGGTGGAAGTATCCTAGTTATATGGGACGAGCTACATTCACTCGAGTTTCCAGTGGCCGGGAAGACGCGGAAACATGTCTGCAAAAACAGGAGAATTTGGTGTGCTGTGATTAAGTTGGAGAAGCGCTTCTTCGGATTGAAGTTTGAGGTTTGGGGGAAGGTTGTACGGTCGAATGCTTTGCTTACAGTCCCCAAATCATTCAAGTTATTAAGCTGTGTTACCCTTTAA